The DNA segment GGTACGACTCGACGTCGCGGTACGGGAAGAAGTCCGCGGCGGGGTCGGCGGGGAACGCCTCTCGGTGGGCGTCCCGTCCCGCAGAGCGGCGGTCGAACTTCCGGGCCATCGACGCCTTCGAGAGGTACATCATGTGGCCGAGTTGGCGCGCGAGCGCGAGGCCGTCGTCGGGCTCGGGGCCGCCGTAGTAGTCGCCGCCCTGCCAGTTCGGGTCGGTGGTGATCGCCCGGCGGGCGACGGCGTCGAAACCGAGACACTGCGCGTCGAGCCGGGCGGCGGTGGCGACGGGCGCGACCCGGCGGACGTCGTCCGGGTAGCGCATCGCCCAGTCGAGGACGTTCATCCCGCCGACCGACCCGCCGACGACCGCGTGGAGCCGGCCGACGCCGAGTTCGTCGAGCAGCCGACGCTGGGCGCGGGTCCAGTCGGCGACGGTCACCGGCGGGAACTCCGTGCCGTAGGGCTCGCCGGTCTCGGGGTTCTCGCTGGACGGGCCCGAGGAGCCGTAGCACGACCCCGGGACGTTCGCGCAGACGACGTAGTAGTCGGCGGTGTCGATCGCCTTGCCCGGACCGACGATGTCGCTCCACCACGCGGCGGCCTGTCCGGCCGTGTCGTCGCGGCGATGCCCGGTGAGGTGGGCGCTGCCGGTGAGCGCGTGACAGACCAGCACCGCGTTATCGCCGTCGAACTCGCCGTAGGTCTCGTAGGCGAGCTCGAGATTCGGAATCGACTCGCCACACTCGAAGCGGAACTCGCCGAGCTCCGCGACGTCACGGACCGCCTCGGTCATACCGCCTCCGTCGCGTGCTCGATCGCCCGGTCGAGGTCGACCACGATGTCCTCGGGGTCCTCGATGCCGACCGACAGCCGGATCAGGTCGGGCGTGACGCCGCTCGCGCGACGTTCCTCCTCGGAGAGCTGTCCGTGAGTGGTCGAGGCGGGGTGGATGATCAGCGACTTGGCGTCACCGATGTTGGCGAGGAAGCTGACCAGTTCGACCGCCTCGCAGACGCGCTTTCCGCCCTCGTAGCCGTTCTCGAGGCCGAACGCGATCATGCCGCCGAAGCCGCCG comes from the Halalkalicoccus sp. CG83 genome and includes:
- the metX gene encoding homoserine O-acetyltransferase MetX, coding for MTEAVRDVAELGEFRFECGESIPNLELAYETYGEFDGDNAVLVCHALTGSAHLTGHRRDDTAGQAAAWWSDIVGPGKAIDTADYYVVCANVPGSCYGSSGPSSENPETGEPYGTEFPPVTVADWTRAQRRLLDELGVGRLHAVVGGSVGGMNVLDWAMRYPDDVRRVAPVATAARLDAQCLGFDAVARRAITTDPNWQGGDYYGGPEPDDGLALARQLGHMMYLSKASMARKFDRRSAGRDAHREAFPADPAADFFPYRDVESYLDYQARKFVDRFDANSYLYLTRAMDNYDLSAGHESDADALAAFAGEALLMSFTGDWHFTVEQSETLARAFRAGDGDVAHHVVESDHGHDAFLVEPEKVGPPLADFLDEGLAGRAITDTAEDDGVDVDFAPVHASLFPR